The Meiothermus ruber DSM 1279 genome includes the window GCGTTCACGCGGATGCCAAAGGGCCCCCACTTGACCGCCAGATCGCGCGTCAGGGCGATGAGCGCGCCTTTGGAGGCCGAGTAGGCGGCGGCGTCCATCACCTCGCTGGGGCTGCCGGCCAGGCCCGCGACCGAGGCAATGTTGAGGATTTTGCCGTAGCCGCGGGCTTTCATGCCGCGGGCGGCAATCCTCGAGGCCAGAAAAGCCCCGGTTACATTGATGTCCAGCACCTCGCGGATCTTCTCCACCGGTACCTCCAGGGCGTCCTGGCCCCAGGTCACCCCGGCGGCGTTGACCAGGACCTCCACCGGGCCCACCCGGGCAAAAGCGGCCTCGAGGCTCGCTTCGTCCTGCACGTTGCCCACAATGGGTATCGCATCGGGGATGAGCTTCAGGGCCTCTGCAAAGAAGCTTTCGCGCCGGGCCAGCAGGGCCACCCGGGCCCCGGCCTCGCGCAGGCCGCAGGCAATCTCCAGGCCCAGGCCCCGCGAGCCCCCGGTCACCAGGGCGGTTTTGCCCTGGAGGTTGAACTGCTCGAGCACCCTCATACCCGCTCCACCACCATGGCGATGCCCTGTCCCACCCCAATGCACATGGTAGCCAGGCCAAACTGCACCTGGCGGCGCTGCATCTCGTGCACCAGATTGGTCAGGATGCGGGCCCCCGAGCAGCCCAGGGGGTGGCCGATGGCGATGGCCCCGCCGTTGACGTTCAGGCGCTCATCCTCGGGCTCGAGGCCCCACTCCTGCAGCACGGCCAGGCTCTGGGCGGCAAAGGCCTCGTTCAGCTCAATCAGGCCGATGTCTTGCAGGGTGAGGCCAGCCCGCTGCAGGGCTTTTTGGGTTGCGGGCACCGGCCCGATGCCCATAATGCGCGGCTCCACCCCCGCCACCGCGATGGCCCGCACCCGGGCCATGGGCTTGAGCCCGTGGGCCCTGGCGTAGGCGTCGGCCACCAGCAAAACGGCTGCGGCCCCGTCGTTGAGCGAAGAGGAGTTGCCGGCGGTCACGCTGCCCCCGGCCCGGAAGACCGGCCTGAGCTGGGCCAGGGCCTCGAGGCTGGTGTCGGCCCGGGGGCCCTCGTCGGTTTGCACCAGGGTGGTATTTCCTTTGCGGTCTTTGACCTCCACCGGCACCATCTGGCTGGCGTAGGCCCCGCTCTGCTGGGCCCGGATGGCTTTCTGATGCGAGTGCAGGGCAAACCGATCCTGGGCCTCGCGGCTAATTTTGTACTGCTCGGCCAGGTTTTCGGCGGTCTCGCCCATGGCCTCGGTGCCGTAGAGCTCCTTCATCCGGGGGTTCACCAGCCGCCAGCCCAGGGTGGTGTCGTAGAGGGTGACGTTGCCGGTGGCGAAGCCCTTTTCGGCCTTGGGCATCACCCAGGGCGCGCGGCTCATGCTCTCCACCCCGCCCCCCAGGTACACCTGGCCCTCCCCGGCCCAGATGGCCCGCGCGGCGCTGGCTACGGCGTCCAGCCCGCTCCCGCACAGGCGGTTGACGGTGGAGCCCCCCACGCTGATGGGCAGCCCGGCCAGCAGCAGGGACATGCGGGCCACGTTGCGGTTGTCCTCGCCGGCCTGGTTGGCACAGCCCATATACACGTCCTCTACGTCGCTACCGGGGATGCCGGTGCGCTCCAGCAGGGCCTTGAGCGGGATGGCCCCCAGATCGTCGGGGCGCACCGAGGAAAGGGCGCCCCCATGCTTGCCGACCGGTGTGCGAACAGCGTCCAGAATGTAGGCTTCCATGGTCATAAGGTGTTTTATCCTATCGGGGTCGTATCCACAAGCGCCTTTTGCGAACAGGCTAACCTTCGGCAAAGCGGAAGACCGTGCCGGTAAAGAGGGCTACCACGCGCCCATTGCTGCGAACCTCGATGCGGTAGGTGGCGGTGCGCCGGCCCAGGTGCTCCTCGAGGGCGTGGGCCTCGAGGTGCTCACCAGCCTGCACGGCCTTGAAGTACTGCATCTGGGTGGTGAGGGCCACCGCGGCGGTGCCGTGCGAGTTGGAGGCTAGGGCAAAAGCCGCGTCGGCCAGGCTGTACAGGAAGCCGCCGTGGCAGGCCCCGTGGATGTTGAGGTGCTCAGGCCTGACCTGCGCGGCCACCACGGCCCGGCCAGGCTCCACCAGCCGGGTTTCCAGGCCCAAAAGCTGCATGTAGGGGTCGGTGAGGGTGTGCATGATCAGACTTCGGTCTTGGTGCGGATGCCCAGGTAGGACTCGATCACCCGCGGGTCGTGTAGCAAGTCCTGGCCGCGGCCTTCCATCACCAGCTCGCCGGCCTCGAGCACGTACCCCCGGTCGGCCAGCTTGAGGGCCATGCGGGCGTTCTGCTCCACCACCAGGATGGGGGTGCCCTGGGCTTTGAGCTCGCCCAGGATGTGAAAAATCTCCTGCACGATCAGGGGGGCCAGCCCCAGGCTGGGCTCGTCCAGCAGCAGCAGCTTGGGTCGGGCCATCAGGGCCCGCCCAATTGCCAGCATCTGCTGCTCGCCCCCGGACATGGTGCCGGCCAGCTGCTTGCGCCGCTCGCGCAGGCGAGGAAAAAGGGTATAGACGCGCTCGAGGTCTTCCCGGATGCCTTTCTCGCGGCGCTGGAAGCGGGTAAAGGCCCCCAGCAGCAGGTTGTCCTCTACCTCCATCGAGGCGAAGAGTTCCCGCTTCTCGGGCACCATCACCAGGCCCTGGGCGGCCAGGGCTTCCGGGCTGCGCTGGCCTTGGGCCTGCCCCTGGTAGCGCACCGTGCCGCTGGCGCTCACCAGCCCCACAATCCCCTTGAGGGTGCTGCTCTTGCCGGCCCCGTTGGGGCCGATGAGGGTGATGGCCTCGCCCGCCCCTACCGTGAGGGACAGGTTGCGCACGGCCTCCACGGCCCCGTAGCGCACGGTGAGGTTTTGCACTTCCAGCACGCTCATGCGGCCTCCCCCAGGTAGGCCTCGATCACCCTGGGATTGCGCTGTACTTCGGCAGGGGTGCCTTCGGCCAGCTTTTCCCCATAATGCATCACCACCACCCGGTCTACCAGCCCCATCACCAGATCCATGTCGTGGTCTACCAGAAGCACCGTCACCCCTTCGTTCACCAGCTTGCGAATCAGGGCGGCAAACTGGCGCTTCTCGCCTGCCCGCAACCCCGCCGCTGGCTCGTCCAGGAGCAGCACCTCGGGCCCCGAGGCCAGGGCGCGGGCAATCTCCAGCAGCCTGAGCTGACCGATGGCCAGCCCATCGGCTTTTTGGTGGGCCAGATGGGCCAGGCCCACCCGCTCCAGCGCCCGGTAGGCCTCGGCCAGGGCCGCCGCCTCCTCGGCCCGGTTGAGCCCCAACATGGAGGCCAGCAGGCCCCGCTGGGTGCGGGCGTAGGTGCCCAGGGCGGCGTTTTCCAGCACGGTCATCTCGGGGAAGAGGTGGGGGTGCTGGAAGGTACGGGCAATCCCCAGCCGGTGCACCTCGTAGGGCATCCGGCCCGCGAGGGGCTGGCCCTTGAAGCGCACCGTGCCTTGGCTGGGCGCATAGACCGAGGTAATCATGTTGAAGCAGGTGGACTTGCCGGCCCCGTTGGGGCCAATCAGGGCCAGAATCTCGCCCCTGCGGAGCTGAAAACTCATGCCGTTGACCGCCAGCAGACCGCCGAAGCTTTTGCTCAGGTTGTCAACCTCGAGCACCACCTCACCCGGCTTTCCCACAACCAGCCGGCCCGGCAGGCCGCTGCCAGCAGGGTTTTGCGGGCGGGCTTTGGGTAGGTAGCGCTCGAGGAAGGGCCACAGCCCTTTGGGGGCAAACATCAGAATGAGCACCAGAATCAGGCCATAGGCGATGATCTCGTAGTTGCCGGTGCGGCCGAAAATGCGCGGCAGCAGGCCCTTGAGCACCTCCTCGAGGCCCGTCACCAGCCCCGAGCCCAGAATGACCCCCGGGATGCTGCCCACGCCCCCGGCCACCGCCGCAATCAGGTACTTGATGGAGGCGTCCAGGCTGAAGGGGGTGGGGTTGATAAACTTCTGGTAATGCACATAAAGCCAGCCGGCCACACCGGCGTAGATGGCCGAGAGCACGAAGACCTGTAGCTTGAGCACCGCCGGATTCACCCCAAAGCTGGCCGCGGCAATGGCATCCCCCTTGGAAGCCCGCATGGCCCGCCCGATGCGGCTGTTGGTCAGGTTCCAGGCCGTCCAGGCCCCCAGCAGTACGAAAAACCAGGCCAGGTAAAAGTAGCTTCTGCTGTCGTTCAAACTCCAGCCAAACACCGAGACGGAGGGAATGCCGCGCAGGCCGGTATGCCCGCCGGTAAGCTCAATCCAGCTCCCCATCACGATGTACAGGGCCATACACCAGGCGATGGTGGAGAGGGGCAGGTAGTGGCCTTTGAGCCGGGCGGTGATGCCGCCCAGCACCACCGCGCCCACCACCGCCGCCAGCACCCCCAGCGGCAGGGTCAGCCAGGGGTTCAGGCCCTGGCCAATGGTCAGGAGGGCGCTGGTGTAGGCGGCCAGCCCCATGAAGGCCGCCTGGCCGAAACTGGTCATGCCCGATAGGCCGGTGAGCAGGTACAGCCCCAGCGCGACCAGGGCGCCAAAGGCGATGTAGTTGCCCACCGTCAGGTAAAACGAGGACGGGGGTAGCAAGAGCGGCAGCAAGAGCAGCAGTCCAACGGCCACCAGGGTGATGGGGGATAGCTGAAGCCTCATCAGTCCTCCTCCCCCAGCTCGTGGCTTTGCAGGCTGCGCCACAAGAGGATGGGCAGCAGCAGGGCAAACACGATGGCATCTTTATAGGCGCTGGCCTGGAACGAGGCCCAGGACTCCATGGCCCCCACCAGCAAAGCCCCCACCACCGCCAGCGGATAGCTAATCAGGCCGCCCAGAATGCCGGCCACAAAGCCCTTGAGCCCCAGCAAGAAGCCCTGGAAGTAGGCTGGGGAGATGAGGGGGGCCAGCAGCAACCCGCTCACACCGGCGATGAGGGTGGCAATGCCAAAGGAAACATAGCCGGCCTGGCTGGGGCTGATGCCCAGGAGCCGGGCCCCGTAGCGGTTGACCGCGCAGGCCCGCAGGGCCTTGCCGTAGATGCTTTTGGTGAAAAACAGAAACAGGCCCACCATGGCTAAAAGCGCAAAACCGTAGACCAGGAAGGCCTGGTTGTTGACCGGTACCAGCCCAATGGTGGTCTGCCCCCCCAGGATGGGGGGTAGGCGGAACTGTTCGGGGCCAAAAAACACCAGCCCCAGGCCCATAAAAGCAAAGTGCAGCCCCACCGCAATAATCAGGTAGGTGAGCACGCTGGCATTCTTGGCGGGTTCAAAGAAAAGCCGGTAGGAGGCGGGGCCAATCGGCAGCACCACCAGGAGGGCCAGCAGCCAGCCCAGCCACAGCGGCACCCCCTGGGCCCCCCACCAGGCCAGGCCCAGCACCCCCAGCGCACTCAAAGCCAACCAACCGGCCCGTCTAAGGTTTTTTCGGTCTAAAATGGCCCACCATAGCAGCATGGTCGCCGCCAGCCAGGCCGTGCCGGGAATCTGGCCCTGCAGGTTCAGCCCGCTCACCTCGGGGGGGAGAAACCACACATAGGTGAGGGGGGCATAGACCAAAAACTCCCCCAATGGAACCAGAATCACCCGGGTTACCGCAAAGACCAGCACCAGCGAGAGCGCCAGCAGCGCGTAGATGGTGCCGTTTTGCAGGGCATCGGCGGTGAGAAAAGAGACAATCGTCCAGTCCATAAAGCTCGGGTGGCCGGTGGCCAATAGCCTGGGCTACCAGCTACTGGCCACCGCCATCTGCCTCCTACCTAAAGGTTCGCAGCAGCCTCCAGTCCAGCTTCCCGGCCGGTGTCTTAACGACCTCGACCATCACCGCGGCTTCGTTGAAGCGCAGGCCCAGGTGGTCGGTGGGGGACATGTTGAAGATACCGTGGGTGCCCACCACATTGCGGGTGGCCTCGAGCTCGTCGCGCAGCACCCGGCGGAAGGCGGCCAGGTTGGTGGGCTGTTCGCGGCGCAGCGCGCGCTCGAGGGCCGGGCGCAAAATAGCCCAGGCATCGTAGGCGTGGCCGCCAAAGGTGGAGTAGCTGCCGATGCCGAAGCGGGCCTCGTACTGCTGTACGTAGTTGGTAGCCACCTGCCGGTTGGGGAAGTCGGGGGGGAGCTGGTCGAAGACCAGCACCGGGCCGGCGGGCAGGCGGGTGCCGATCAGCACATCGCCGCCCACCCGCAGGAAGTCGGGGTTGGCCACGCCGTGGGTCTGGTAGATGAGGCCCCGGTAGCCGCGCTCGCGCAGGGTGCGCTGGGGCAGCACCGGCGCGGTGCCCGAGCCGCCGATCAGCACCGCATCGGGGTTGCGGGCCAGGATGCGCAGCACCTGACCGGCCACCGAGGTGTCGGTGCGGGCAAAGCGCTCGGAGGCTACCACCTGAATGCCGGCCTCGCGGGCCGCTGCCTCGAAGGCCCGGGCCCAGCCCTCGCCGTAGGCGTCGTTAAAGCCGATGTAGGCTGCGGTCTTGACCCCGGAAGCGGCCATGTCCCGCACGATGGGCTGGCTCATCTGCTGCTCGGTCTGGGGGGTTTTGAAGACCCAGCGCCGCTTTTCATCCACCGGGAAGACGATCTCGAGGTTGGCTGCCAGGGAGATTTTGGGCACACCGGCCTCGGCCACGGGGTCAATCATGCCCAGGCTGGCCGGGGTGGTGGTGGTGCCGATAATCGCCAGCACCTGGTCTTCCTGGATCAGGCGTCGGGTGGCCCGCACCGCCTGGGTGGTGTCCGAGGCGTCGTCCAGAATGATGAACTGCACCGGACGGCCCGCCACCCCACCCCGGCGGTTGACCTGCTCTTCCAGGAGCACCAGGGTGTTGCGCTCGGGGATGCCCAGGCTGGCGGCGGGGCCGGTGGCCGAGACCACCACCCCGATCTTCAGGGGGGCCTGCTGGGCCAGGCCCAGCCCCAGTCCAAGGGCCAGAAGTCCTATCAACGCTCGCTTCATCTTGCCTCCTTTACACCGCTTTTTTGCCAATCTCCCTCAGCGCCCGCGGCCAAGGATAGATTTCCGAACGATTCCAAACCCGCTGCTACCATCCGGCGTAGCAGGGGGTGCGGGCGGTAGCGATCCTCGCCTAGCTCGGCGTGAAGCCCTTCCAGGGCCCGCAGCACCGGCTTGAGCCAGAGCCGCTCGGCCCATTCCAGGGGCCCCAGCGGGTAGCCCGTGCCCAGCCGCATGGCGCGGTTCAGATCGGCGGGGCCGGCCACGCCTTCGGCCAGGGCCGAGACGGCCTCGTTGATGAGCAGGGCCAGGATGCGGAAGCCCACCCCACCGGGCTGGTCGGGGAGTACCAGGGCGTGGTGGCCGTGGGCGTGGAAGTAGGCCTGGGCCAGCTCGAGGGCCTCGCTGGCCCCGCTCAGGGGTGCGAAAAGCTCGACGATGGCTTTTTCCCCGATGGGCGGCACCAGGCTAAAGCCGGCCACCGGGCGTCCTTTGAACTCGGCCTGCACGCTGCTGACCGAGTGTGCCCAGACCAGCGAGACCACCGGCAGATTCTCGAAAAAGTCGTGCTTGCGCTCGAGCTTGACCCGGCAGTCCAGCACAAACCGGGCCTCGGCGGGGTTTTCGGTGTGACGGAAGCGGGCCCGGAGCGCCTGGGCCAGCGGGTTGGGCCCGACAATCAGGGGAAGGGGAATTCCTTGGGTCTGCACCGGGGGCGGGGCGGGCGGTTTGGGCGGGCCGGGGGGGTAGGTGTACCAGCCCTGGCCGGTTTTGCGGCCCAGCATCCCCGCGGCCACCCGCTGGTACTGCAACGGGTGGGGCCGGTAGCGGGGCTCGCCGTAGAAAGCCTGATAGACCGAGGTCGAGGCGGCGTAGTTGACATCCAGCCCGATCAAGTCCATCAGCTCAAAGGGCCCCATGGGGAAGCCCAGGCCGCGCAGAATCCAGTCTATGTGCTCT containing:
- a CDS encoding ABC transporter substrate-binding protein, with translation MKRALIGLLALGLGLGLAQQAPLKIGVVVSATGPAASLGIPERNTLVLLEEQVNRRGGVAGRPVQFIILDDASDTTQAVRATRRLIQEDQVLAIIGTTTTPASLGMIDPVAEAGVPKISLAANLEIVFPVDEKRRWVFKTPQTEQQMSQPIVRDMAASGVKTAAYIGFNDAYGEGWARAFEAAAREAGIQVVASERFARTDTSVAGQVLRILARNPDAVLIGGSGTAPVLPQRTLRERGYRGLIYQTHGVANPDFLRVGGDVLIGTRLPAGPVLVFDQLPPDFPNRQVATNYVQQYEARFGIGSYSTFGGHAYDAWAILRPALERALRREQPTNLAAFRRVLRDELEATRNVVGTHGIFNMSPTDHLGLRFNEAAVMVEVVKTPAGKLDWRLLRTFR
- a CDS encoding ABC transporter permease subunit: MRLQLSPITLVAVGLLLLLPLLLPPSSFYLTVGNYIAFGALVALGLYLLTGLSGMTSFGQAAFMGLAAYTSALLTIGQGLNPWLTLPLGVLAAVVGAVVLGGITARLKGHYLPLSTIAWCMALYIVMGSWIELTGGHTGLRGIPSVSVFGWSLNDSRSYFYLAWFFVLLGAWTAWNLTNSRIGRAMRASKGDAIAAASFGVNPAVLKLQVFVLSAIYAGVAGWLYVHYQKFINPTPFSLDASIKYLIAAVAGGVGSIPGVILGSGLVTGLEEVLKGLLPRIFGRTGNYEIIAYGLILVLILMFAPKGLWPFLERYLPKARPQNPAGSGLPGRLVVGKPGEVVLEVDNLSKSFGGLLAVNGMSFQLRRGEILALIGPNGAGKSTCFNMITSVYAPSQGTVRFKGQPLAGRMPYEVHRLGIARTFQHPHLFPEMTVLENAALGTYARTQRGLLASMLGLNRAEEAAALAEAYRALERVGLAHLAHQKADGLAIGQLRLLEIARALASGPEVLLLDEPAAGLRAGEKRQFAALIRKLVNEGVTVLLVDHDMDLVMGLVDRVVVMHYGEKLAEGTPAEVQRNPRVIEAYLGEAA
- the paaI gene encoding hydroxyphenylacetyl-CoA thioesterase PaaI — protein: MHTLTDPYMQLLGLETRLVEPGRAVVAAQVRPEHLNIHGACHGGFLYSLADAAFALASNSHGTAAVALTTQMQYFKAVQAGEHLEAHALEEHLGRRTATYRIEVRSNGRVVALFTGTVFRFAEG
- a CDS encoding SDR family oxidoreductase; the encoded protein is MRVLEQFNLQGKTALVTGGSRGLGLEIACGLREAGARVALLARRESFFAEALKLIPDAIPIVGNVQDEASLEAAFARVGPVEVLVNAAGVTWGQDALEVPVEKIREVLDINVTGAFLASRIAARGMKARGYGKILNIASVAGLAGSPSEVMDAAAYSASKGALIALTRDLAVKWGPFGIRVNALAPGFFPTRMTEKLLARTEQLVRERTPLGRIGKTGELAAAALYLCSPASDYVTGQVLAVDGGMTAL
- a CDS encoding branched-chain amino acid ABC transporter permease; amino-acid sequence: MDWTIVSFLTADALQNGTIYALLALSLVLVFAVTRVILVPLGEFLVYAPLTYVWFLPPEVSGLNLQGQIPGTAWLAATMLLWWAILDRKNLRRAGWLALSALGVLGLAWWGAQGVPLWLGWLLALLVVLPIGPASYRLFFEPAKNASVLTYLIIAVGLHFAFMGLGLVFFGPEQFRLPPILGGQTTIGLVPVNNQAFLVYGFALLAMVGLFLFFTKSIYGKALRACAVNRYGARLLGISPSQAGYVSFGIATLIAGVSGLLLAPLISPAYFQGFLLGLKGFVAGILGGLISYPLAVVGALLVGAMESWASFQASAYKDAIVFALLLPILLWRSLQSHELGEED
- the pcaF gene encoding 3-oxoadipyl-CoA thiolase, whose translation is MTMEAYILDAVRTPVGKHGGALSSVRPDDLGAIPLKALLERTGIPGSDVEDVYMGCANQAGEDNRNVARMSLLLAGLPISVGGSTVNRLCGSGLDAVASAARAIWAGEGQVYLGGGVESMSRAPWVMPKAEKGFATGNVTLYDTTLGWRLVNPRMKELYGTEAMGETAENLAEQYKISREAQDRFALHSHQKAIRAQQSGAYASQMVPVEVKDRKGNTTLVQTDEGPRADTSLEALAQLRPVFRAGGSVTAGNSSSLNDGAAAVLLVADAYARAHGLKPMARVRAIAVAGVEPRIMGIGPVPATQKALQRAGLTLQDIGLIELNEAFAAQSLAVLQEWGLEPEDERLNVNGGAIAIGHPLGCSGARILTNLVHEMQRRQVQFGLATMCIGVGQGIAMVVERV
- a CDS encoding 3-hydroxyacyl-CoA dehydrogenase NAD-binding domain-containing protein, which codes for MKETVAILGAGTMGRGIAEVAALAGHAVWLYDPLEAALERALADIRADLQKLAEQGRLAGTPDEVLARIQPTQSLEECAKAAWVIEAAPEQLELKQELLGQLGELNPNNTLASNTSTFSISAIAARVKHPERVLGLHFFNPAQRMKLVEVVGGLQTAPALLERALELMRSWGKEPVQVVDAPGFLVNRVARPFYGEALRLHGEGIAKEHIDWILRGLGFPMGPFELMDLIGLDVNYAASTSVYQAFYGEPRYRPHPLQYQRVAAGMLGRKTGQGWYTYPPGPPKPPAPPPVQTQGIPLPLIVGPNPLAQALRARFRHTENPAEARFVLDCRVKLERKHDFFENLPVVSLVWAHSVSSVQAEFKGRPVAGFSLVPPIGEKAIVELFAPLSGASEALELAQAYFHAHGHHALVLPDQPGGVGFRILALLINEAVSALAEGVAGPADLNRAMRLGTGYPLGPLEWAERLWLKPVLRALEGLHAELGEDRYRPHPLLRRMVAAGLESFGNLSLAAGAEGDWQKSGVKEAR
- a CDS encoding ABC transporter ATP-binding protein; amino-acid sequence: MSVLEVQNLTVRYGAVEAVRNLSLTVGAGEAITLIGPNGAGKSSTLKGIVGLVSASGTVRYQGQAQGQRSPEALAAQGLVMVPEKRELFASMEVEDNLLLGAFTRFQRREKGIREDLERVYTLFPRLRERRKQLAGTMSGGEQQMLAIGRALMARPKLLLLDEPSLGLAPLIVQEIFHILGELKAQGTPILVVEQNARMALKLADRGYVLEAGELVMEGRGQDLLHDPRVIESYLGIRTKTEV